A stretch of Apostichopus japonicus isolate 1M-3 chromosome 9, ASM3797524v1, whole genome shotgun sequence DNA encodes these proteins:
- the LOC139973157 gene encoding protein phosphatase 1G-like — protein sequence MGAYLSHPNLEKVSENGENDRLKYGASAMQGWRLAQEDDHNCLSLFAEDTELFGVYDGHGGPEVAIYCAKHLPKLIKSSETFKDGDIEKALEESFMKFDATLKEEKVILQLKEIAGLNNCSDAEEGEVDNLHEEANLPLGELLTKFGMPSNKNQRSLRKKVHREDLLSPVVNKKKPVFPLLSSNDDKTVTNGSEVARNDRSISEIESETVKTEIKCEEEKSGKLVQNGEKKGEKNGNSANTTCESHSKDASPTVDQESSKNSESEAVCNGKPEDGKTQEENHALSSQKVVSDDVVSKEEEEEEEAYEDEEDDEEDDEEDDDEDDEEDDDDEDEAMPHSSGHEEPGSDSGTTACVAIVKGNEVIVANIGDSRCVLSRDGEAVDLSVDHKPEDEEELQRIEEAGGKVTQDGRVNGGLNLSRAFGDHCYKTNEDLPPEKQMICAFPDLQRTTLTAKDEFMVIACDGIWNAMTSQEVIDFVKERLDEGGKDNLSGICEELFDICLAPDTQGDGTGCDNMTCIIVVFSHDQLDPRGKRKAETEEAAGVPESKRPKL from the exons ATGGGTGCTTACCTCTCACATCCAAATCTTGAAAAGGTCTCGGAGAACGGGGAAAATGATCGTTTAAAATACGGTGCATCGGCAATGCAAGGTTGGCGATTAGCGCAAGAG GATGATCACAACTGCTTGTCACTGTTCGCTGAGGACACAGAGTTATTTGGGGTCTATGATGGTCACGGCGGCCCGGAAGTTGCCATCTACTGTGCAAAGCATCTACCGAAGCTGATAAAGAGCTCAGAAACTTTTAAAGATGGCGACATAGAGAAAGCACTGGAGGAATCTTTCATGAAGTTTGATGCTACCCTCAAGGAGGAGAAAGTGATCCTGCAATTAAAGGAGATTGCCGGCCTAAACAACTGCTCTGATGCAG AAGAGGGTGAAGTGGACAATCTACATGAGGAGGCCAACCTACCGTTAGGCGAACTTTTGACTAAGTTTGGCATGCCCTCCAACAAAAACCAAAGATCCCTTCGGAAGAAGGTCCACCGTGAAGATCTCCTGTCTCCGGTAGTGAACAAGAAGAAGCCGGTGTTTCCACTACTGAGCAGTAACGACGACAAAACCGTCACCAACGGGTCTGAGGTAGCGAGAAATGACAGATCAATCTCCGAAATAGAATCAGAAACAGTCAAAACTGAAATAAAGTGTGAGGAAGAGAAATCAGGGAAATTAGTTCAAAATGGAGAAAAGAAGGGAGAAAAGAATGGAAACAGTGCTAACACCACGTGCGAGAGTCATTCCAAGGATGCCAGTCCCACGGTAGACCAAGAATCCAGTAAAAATTCTGAATCTGAAGCAGTTTGTAATGGAAAACCAGAAGATGGTAAAACTCAGGAAG AAAACCATGCATTATCATCGCAAAAAGTGGTCAGTGATGATGTCGTAAGtaaggaggaagaggaggaggaagaagcaTATGAAGATGAAGAGGATGATGAGGAAGATGATGAggaagatgatgatgaggatgatgaagaggatgatgatgatgaagatgaagcAATGCCACACAGCAGCGGTCATGAAGAg CCTGGCAGTGACAGCGGCACCACAGCCTGTGTGGCCATTGTCAAAGGAAATGAAGTCATAGTGGCCAACATTGGTGATTCACGGTGTGTACTATCCAGGGACGGTGAGGCTGTGGACCTATCGGTGGATCATAAACCCGAAGATGAGGAAGAACTGCAGAGAATAGAGGAAGCTGGAGGGAAAGTAACTCAAGATGGAAGGGTCAACGGAGGCCTCAATCTCTCTAGAGCCTTTG GTGATCACTGCTACAAGACAAATGAAGATTTGCCACCAGAAAAACAGATGATTTGTGCCTTCCCAGATTTACAGAGAACAACTTTGACTGCTAAAGATGAATTCATGGTAATTGCCTGTGATGGAATATG GAACGCCATGACTAGTCAAGAAGTCATAGACTTTGTTAAAGAGAGACTCGATGAAGGTGGCAAAGATAACTTGTCGGGTATATGTGAAGAG TTGTTTGACATCTGCTTAGCGCCAGACACCCAGGGAGATGGAACAGGCTGTGATAACATGACATGCATCATCGTAGTATTCAGTCACGACCAACTTGATCCGAGGGGAAAGAGGAAGGCCGAGACAGAGGAAGCAGCCGGAGTCCCCGAGAGCAAAAGACCAAAGCTTTAA